One Oceanispirochaeta sp. M1 DNA segment encodes these proteins:
- a CDS encoding amino acid permease, with product MPALKQNLKLIHVFSIASGAMISSGIFILPGIAYNMTGPSLFLSYVLAGLVAMMGALSIIELATAMPRAGGDYFFIGRTFGPLVGTVTGTLSWLALSLKTAFAIFGLSAIIYALTGFPSSWIALVLTVVFVLINIKGVKETVMLEVILVTGLLLIMVSFIIAGFPHIRTDHFTPLFSNGINGSLSTAAFVFVSFGGLLQVATIAEEVKNPQKNIQRGTLLSIIVVTLLYGGIIVVTTGLLPADRFSTSMTPVADAAAILLGRPGFIIISVAAALAFITTSIAGLLSASRYPLALSRDNLLPSWVGKVSQKSGAPIPAIILTGVVISLALQLNIDILVKSASAVIMMTYIMSNIAVMVLRQSGLSNYKPLYKAPLYPFLQIISILIYLFLLADMGWSAMAGAGIFMGFSLLIYIFYGRKRASHDFALIHLLKNIVDKRWQEEGLEEELMDIVHHRDLNDNVQKVFTSMHSYELDEAMSFERLFERISSDAQAIGFNRDEVLKGLTDREKSFSTALTPFTAIPHMVLREDGPLQMLVYRNRKGIYFNDEKHSVQSVFALIGTESQRSHHLYTLAALARIISREDFEKNWNEKTNNENLKLWLTQMSQKSK from the coding sequence ATGCCTGCATTAAAGCAGAATTTAAAACTCATCCATGTATTCAGTATAGCCTCGGGGGCCATGATAAGCTCGGGAATTTTTATTCTGCCCGGTATTGCCTACAATATGACCGGTCCATCACTCTTCCTCTCTTACGTACTGGCCGGATTAGTTGCCATGATGGGTGCCCTCAGCATCATTGAACTGGCAACAGCCATGCCCCGTGCGGGGGGAGACTATTTTTTTATAGGAAGAACCTTCGGTCCCTTGGTTGGAACCGTTACAGGAACCCTCAGCTGGCTGGCACTTTCACTTAAAACTGCTTTTGCTATCTTCGGCCTGTCTGCAATAATCTATGCCCTCACCGGCTTTCCTTCATCATGGATTGCTCTTGTGCTGACAGTCGTTTTTGTACTTATCAATATTAAAGGTGTCAAAGAGACCGTTATGTTGGAAGTCATACTCGTAACCGGCCTGCTTCTGATAATGGTCTCTTTTATAATCGCTGGATTTCCCCATATCAGAACAGATCATTTTACACCTTTATTTTCTAACGGAATAAATGGATCTCTTTCTACCGCAGCCTTTGTATTTGTCTCTTTCGGGGGACTCCTGCAAGTCGCAACAATTGCGGAAGAGGTAAAGAATCCTCAGAAAAATATACAGAGAGGAACACTCCTTTCAATAATAGTTGTTACTCTTCTATACGGCGGAATCATTGTGGTGACCACAGGACTCCTTCCGGCTGACAGATTTTCCACATCCATGACTCCTGTTGCAGACGCAGCAGCCATTTTACTGGGACGGCCCGGTTTTATTATAATAAGTGTGGCTGCAGCTCTGGCATTCATTACGACTTCAATAGCTGGTCTCCTCTCAGCATCACGCTACCCCCTGGCTCTCTCCAGAGATAATCTGCTGCCTTCCTGGGTCGGCAAGGTTTCCCAGAAGTCAGGAGCTCCGATTCCGGCTATCATACTTACGGGAGTCGTCATCTCTCTTGCTCTGCAGCTGAATATCGACATACTGGTGAAATCCGCCTCTGCTGTAATCATGATGACCTATATCATGAGCAATATCGCCGTTATGGTACTCCGGCAGAGCGGGCTTTCTAATTACAAACCCCTCTACAAGGCACCCCTTTATCCCTTTCTGCAGATCATCTCCATACTGATCTACCTATTCCTTCTGGCAGATATGGGATGGAGTGCCATGGCGGGTGCAGGTATATTTATGGGCTTCAGTCTTCTCATTTATATTTTTTATGGTAGAAAAAGGGCCTCCCATGATTTTGCTCTGATACACCTTCTGAAAAATATTGTGGACAAAAGATGGCAGGAAGAGGGACTGGAAGAAGAGCTGATGGACATAGTTCATCACCGTGACCTGAATGACAACGTTCAGAAGGTGTTCACTTCAATGCACAGTTATGAACTGGATGAAGCTATGAGTTTTGAAAGACTCTTTGAAAGAATATCCTCCGATGCTCAGGCAATCGGTTTTAACAGGGATGAGGTTCTGAAAGGTCTGACTGATAGAGAAAAGAGCTTTTCCACAGCTCTGACACCTTTTACCGCCATTCCCCACATGGTGCTCAGGGAAGACGGCCCTCTGCAGATGCTGGTCTACAGAAACAGGAAAGGGATCTACTTCAATGATGAAAAACATTCAGTTCAATCTGTTTTTGCTCTCATTGGTACAGAAAGTCAAAGGAGTCATCACCTCTATACTCTGGCAGCCCTGGCCCGGATTATCAGCAGAGAGGACTTTGAAAAGAATTGGAATGAGAAAACAAACAATGAAAATCTAAAGCTTTGGCTCACACAAATGAGTCAAAAATCTAAATAA
- a CDS encoding RNA polymerase sigma factor, translating to MEELYTKYGPMVLRRCRSLLKDEDSALDAMQDVFVKVINKQDSLKEKYPSSLLYTIATNHCLNLIRREKKMTTGDEILDRIVSAEILEEQVVNNMFLDQLFSSQKASTRTIAVLHYRDGLTLEETSEMTSMSVSGVRRRLRKLREAGFSMEGRQL from the coding sequence ATCGAAGAATTATACACAAAATATGGTCCCATGGTATTAAGACGCTGCAGGAGTCTTTTAAAGGATGAAGATTCGGCACTTGATGCCATGCAGGATGTATTTGTCAAAGTGATAAACAAGCAGGACAGTCTGAAAGAAAAATACCCTTCCAGCCTGCTCTACACCATCGCGACAAACCACTGCCTGAATTTAATCAGGAGGGAGAAAAAAATGACTACGGGTGATGAAATTCTGGACAGAATAGTAAGTGCAGAAATTCTTGAAGAGCAGGTCGTGAATAATATGTTTCTGGACCAGCTTTTCAGCAGCCAGAAGGCCTCCACCCGTACCATTGCGGTTCTTCATTACAGAGACGGACTGACACTGGAAGAGACTTCCGAGATGACTTCCATGTCTGTTTCAGGAGTAAGACGGAGATTGAGAAAACTGCGGGAAGCAGGATTTTCAATGGAAGGAAGACAACTATGA